A window from Oreochromis aureus strain Israel breed Guangdong linkage group 16, ZZ_aureus, whole genome shotgun sequence encodes these proteins:
- the nms gene encoding neuromedin-S: protein MTLSAVQQLFLLCLFICFGCWSTTDASPLDQWEDGIALQKVRGIRSDDLSGVLRRDQNEEQVQNVFKRFLFHYSKARNSVGAVQKESHSVHPLMRLSPKLSQRRKKKVVLLKIRGLPEGML, encoded by the exons ATGACTCTGTCAGCTGTGCAACaactttttctgctgtgtttattcatttgctttggATGTTGGAGCACAACAG ATGCCAGTCCTCTTGATCAGTGGGAAGACGGCATAGCGTTACAAAAG GTGCGAGGGATCAGAAGTGATGATTTGAGTGGTGTGCTGCGGAGAGACCAGAATGAG GAGCAGGTTCAGAATGTCTTCAAAAGA TTCCTGTTTCATTACTCCAAAGCACGCAACTCTGTTGGAGCTGTACAAAAAGAG TCTCATTCAGTTCACCCTCTCATGCGACTTTCACCAAAGCTTTCccagaggagaaagaagaagGTGGTACTTTTG AAGATTCGAGGTCTGCCAGAGGGGATGttgtaa